The following DNA comes from Magnolia sinica isolate HGM2019 chromosome 18, MsV1, whole genome shotgun sequence.
TGGCTGCCAGTGGGGCACCAATGAATGATGAAGCTTGGCCACTCCTTCCCACACTCGCATTCTCTGCAACCAGAAGGCCTGTCTTGCAGTAGAGCGCAAAGTCCTCACAGTTGTTCTGGAACACATCATAGTTCCCAAACCCATTCTGGAGCAGATACATTGCTCTGTGGATCACCGTTTCAGAAGGGTCAGATTCTGCAGTTGTGCACGTCCCACCACGGACTTTGGCAAGGAAAACAGACGGTGCTACTCCATACTCGAAACAGTAGAGGGACCCACTGCCAAGGAAGCAGTCTAAGCAAGAGAGAACAACACCACTGTTGGGCTGCCTGAATCCGCAGTCAGGGAAGGTTGAACAGGAAGATGGCAGCTTTGAACTAAAACCGTTAGAGGCGGGTGATGTATCGGTATCTGAAGAAGTGTTTTTTTCACGTGTAAAATGAACCACCTTGCTCCCTCCAACGTAAATACCTGCACTCGTTTGAAATTGACCGGCAGGATTGCAGAAAAAAGGCATACTGGAATTATAATACATACAAAGTTTAAGCAAACCTTTCTATAAGAAAGCATTACAATCAGCTATAATTGCAGCTACCGAACCCTATATTACCTGACTACAGCCATGGGTATTGAGGACAATCCGTTACAAATGGTTGGTATGATATTGTGAAATAACCCAGATAACAGAGGGTTGATGCCAGGTAGGCAGCTGGTCATTGAACTTTTGTCATGCAATCATGGTAAGTACTGTTTCAAGATTGGCGAATAGGATTCGTAAAGCCGACCCAAGTAGCTAGGACAGGCAAAATGATGGTGATTGATGAAACAAGAACGATTTCAATCTAAATTCTAAATAAATAATATGTCCAAGTACAAACTCTTCAGAGGATCTGAATATACCATAGATCACATTAATTTCCAAGATGTCCATGAGGACAGCCACCTTGGGACAATCTAGCAACAAAACTCCGGGAGGCAACCAAGAAAATTACCAAGAAACAGATGGTAGCTGAAAGAAATTTGGCTTTTGCATAATGATATCTTAGACAATATTGCAAGAACAAGAACACTAATAAACCAGCTCAAAGGAAATAGAATAATAAACCAGCTCAAAGGAAATAGAAAGATAAAGTCAAGGTGGATTCATAATCGTTTCTCAATGGGTGTTCAACATGAATGATCAATTCTTCTTTTTAGAACTGAAAAGGGCTGCAAATCCAGCCCTGGACCACCTAACACAGAGAATGTGAACCTTCTACTGCCGTGTGGCATCAGAAGTGATGTAAGCAGTTAGTTGGGTGCATGATCCAAACCAGGAGTGTTGCACATGATAATTGGTAAGGACCAACTCATACttcgaaaactcaacttgactcaatgTCCAGCCAGATTGGGTCAACTCAAAGACTTGAAttgatatttaattattaaattaataagAATATTTAAGTAATAATACCTATTTAATaggctctattttttttttttaaagaaaaaagaaaagaaaagaaaagaaaaaaagagaaattatCATAGATGAAGTGCACGGCATGTGGTAGAATCACTTGATTACCTTAAAAGGGCTAAGGGTTCAAATCTcacattcatttttatttttactttattatGAAAAGCAATCACCCAGCGagtgactcagttcgagtcgcACTGAGTCAACCAAGTCAGC
Coding sequences within:
- the LOC131233129 gene encoding protein LEAD-SENSITIVE 1 isoform X1 codes for the protein MNGMRGLLSNKVERGEIRAGDHIYTWRAVYTYSHHGIYVGGSKVVHFTREKNTSSDTDTSPASNGFSSKLPSSCSTFPDCGFRQPNSGVVLSCLDCFLGSGSLYCFEYGVAPSVFLAKVRGGTCTTAESDPSETVIHRAMYLLQNGFGNYDVFQNNCEDFALYCKTGLLVAENASVGRSGQASSFIGAPLAAILSSPLKLFMAGPVGVATVTAGMYCVSRYATDIGVRTDVIKVPVEDLSVNLGWMGSHQEVAEEREASKNGRMEQQTSR
- the LOC131233129 gene encoding protein LEAD-SENSITIVE 1 isoform X2; the protein is MESCLYLLSPCMPFFCNPAGQFQTSAGIYVGGSKVVHFTREKNTSSDTDTSPASNGFSSKLPSSCSTFPDCGFRQPNSGVVLSCLDCFLGSGSLYCFEYGVAPSVFLAKVRGGTCTTAESDPSETVIHRAMYLLQNGFGNYDVFQNNCEDFALYCKTGLLVAENASVGRSGQASSFIGAPLAAILSSPLKLFMAGPVGVATVTAGMYCVSRYATDIGVRTDVIKVPVEDLSVNLGWMGSHQEVAEEREASKNGRMEQQTSR